Proteins found in one Ferrovibrio sp. MS7 genomic segment:
- a CDS encoding lytic transglycosylase domain-containing protein, translated as MLSRFNHAPALIALLALAGIAATPARAAEPVPVSTTAPKPAAKPTAAVKPAPKPATAKPAAPGKTNKEAAKKTEPKKDSAAKPAAKAAAGAAVAGAALAPAILLSQADQSWGREAMREAKAGKFDKAREAAAKAKDPLVGRLVHWLWLQTPNSGAPFEAIAEFIEKSPDWPAREALLRRADESINEAVGDTRIIQWYTQRPPESGLGWLRYAEALDRQSRSAEALVAVRKAWTDGNLSLRDENDVWREFGNRLTPAENAARLDRLLWDAQYDAARRMLPRVDGEAKILGEARLALALRTPAADKIAAMLPQKLREDGGLAYEQMRWNRREGKDDIVESLLYNAPDELGRAEKWWVERHFRARKALIDGRISEAYRLASNHGLSGGASYAEAEWLAGWIALRLLQEPQIAVKHFAALQSNVRTPVSQSRAGYWLGRTYTITGDQAQARHWYAQASKHATTFYGQLATFALDPKARLQLPDDPEPSAAAIAQFDKREVVRAAKILVELGQEDRLRPFILRLAHTADTLEEHQLAARLARMLNRVDLAVAATKRSARYAGLSLVREAFPLVEPMAQTATPETALVLAVARQESEFNQHAVSPVGARGLMQLMPATAKGVAKEVKQPYSPAKLTDDAHYNVRLGSHYLDGLLRNWDHNYILALVSYNAGEARARKWIKDWGDPRYESIDAVDWIELIPFSETRNYVQRVLEGVQVYRALLRGAAPTADRLQADLRGLPRKACAAATC; from the coding sequence ATGCTTAGCCGATTCAACCACGCACCCGCCCTGATTGCCCTGCTGGCCTTGGCCGGTATTGCGGCAACACCGGCGCGCGCCGCCGAGCCGGTGCCGGTCAGCACCACGGCGCCTAAACCGGCAGCCAAGCCCACCGCAGCGGTAAAGCCAGCCCCCAAGCCCGCTACCGCCAAGCCGGCGGCACCGGGCAAGACCAACAAGGAAGCCGCGAAGAAAACCGAACCCAAAAAGGACAGCGCCGCCAAGCCAGCCGCCAAAGCCGCCGCCGGTGCGGCTGTGGCCGGCGCCGCCCTGGCGCCTGCCATCCTGCTCAGCCAGGCCGACCAGTCCTGGGGCCGCGAGGCGATGCGGGAAGCCAAGGCCGGCAAGTTCGACAAGGCGCGCGAGGCGGCGGCTAAGGCGAAAGACCCGCTGGTCGGTCGCCTGGTGCATTGGCTGTGGCTGCAGACGCCGAATTCCGGCGCCCCCTTCGAGGCCATCGCCGAATTCATCGAGAAGTCGCCCGACTGGCCGGCGCGCGAAGCCCTGCTGCGCCGGGCCGACGAAAGCATCAACGAAGCCGTGGGCGATACGCGGATCATCCAATGGTACACCCAGCGGCCGCCGGAAAGCGGGCTCGGCTGGCTGCGCTATGCCGAGGCCCTGGATCGCCAGAGCCGCAGCGCCGAAGCCCTGGTGGCGGTGCGCAAGGCCTGGACAGACGGCAACCTGTCGCTGCGCGACGAGAACGACGTGTGGCGCGAATTCGGTAACCGGCTGACCCCGGCGGAAAATGCCGCCCGCCTCGACCGCCTGCTGTGGGATGCGCAATACGATGCCGCCCGCCGCATGCTGCCGCGTGTTGATGGCGAGGCAAAGATTCTCGGCGAAGCTCGCCTGGCCCTGGCTTTGCGCACACCCGCTGCCGACAAGATCGCCGCCATGCTGCCACAGAAGCTGCGCGAGGATGGCGGCCTGGCCTATGAGCAGATGCGCTGGAACCGCCGCGAGGGCAAGGACGATATCGTCGAGAGCCTGCTCTACAACGCGCCCGATGAACTCGGCCGCGCCGAGAAATGGTGGGTGGAGCGGCATTTCCGCGCCCGCAAGGCGCTGATCGACGGCCGCATCTCGGAAGCCTACCGCCTTGCCTCCAACCATGGCCTTTCCGGCGGCGCGAGCTATGCCGAAGCGGAATGGCTGGCCGGCTGGATCGCGCTGCGCCTGCTGCAGGAACCGCAGATCGCGGTGAAGCATTTCGCCGCCTTGCAGAGCAATGTGCGCACGCCGGTAAGCCAGTCGCGCGCCGGCTACTGGCTTGGCCGCACCTACACCATCACCGGCGACCAGGCCCAGGCGCGGCACTGGTATGCACAAGCCTCCAAGCACGCCACCACATTCTACGGCCAGCTTGCCACCTTCGCGCTGGACCCCAAGGCACGGCTGCAATTGCCCGATGATCCCGAACCGAGTGCGGCGGCGATTGCGCAATTCGACAAGCGCGAAGTGGTGCGCGCCGCCAAGATACTGGTCGAACTCGGCCAGGAGGACCGGCTGCGGCCCTTCATTCTCCGCCTCGCCCATACCGCCGACACGCTGGAAGAACACCAGCTTGCCGCCCGCCTGGCCCGCATGCTCAACCGCGTCGACCTTGCCGTTGCCGCCACCAAGCGCTCCGCGCGCTATGCCGGCCTGAGCCTGGTGCGCGAAGCCTTCCCGCTGGTCGAGCCGATGGCGCAGACCGCGACGCCGGAAACCGCCCTGGTGCTGGCCGTGGCGCGGCAGGAAAGCGAGTTCAACCAGCATGCCGTGTCGCCGGTCGGCGCCCGCGGTCTGATGCAGCTCATGCCCGCCACCGCCAAGGGCGTGGCCAAGGAAGTGAAGCAACCCTATTCCCCGGCCAAGCTGACCGACGACGCGCATTACAACGTGCGGCTCGGCAGCCATTATCTCGATGGCCTGCTGCGCAACTGGGACCACAACTACATCCTGGCGCTGGTGAGCTACAATGCCGGCGAGGCGCGGGCACGGAAATGGATCAAGGATTGGGGCGACCCGCGCTATGAAAGCATCGATGCGGTCGACTGGATCGAACTGATCCCGTTCTCCGAGACGCGCAACTATGTGCAGCGCGTGCTGGAAGGCGTGCAGGTCTATCGCGCCCTGCTGCGCGGCGCGGCACCCACTGCCGACCGCCTGCAAGCCGATCTGCGCGGCCTGCCGCGCAAGGCCTGCGCCGCCGCGACCTGCTGA
- a CDS encoding LysE family translocator translates to MDLLPHLVALAGMHLLMAMVPGPNTVVVSHFSAARSRRDGLAAMAGVVLASLLWVALSLAGIGLLLLEAGALYRLLRLLGAAYLLYVAFRLLRSALRRQDAATAPPALGWLGQRPFAAGLVTTLSNPKSAVFWTSVFAIALPATPPAWFYAAVIAVIAVQSAFWYGLVALLLSTGIARQGYARIARWLDGLAGLAMLGLGLKLGDEVRRELALRLP, encoded by the coding sequence ATGGATTTGCTGCCTCACCTCGTCGCGCTCGCCGGCATGCATCTGCTGATGGCCATGGTGCCGGGTCCGAACACCGTTGTGGTAAGCCACTTTTCCGCCGCCCGGTCGCGGCGCGATGGACTGGCGGCGATGGCCGGCGTGGTGCTGGCCTCGCTGCTCTGGGTGGCCTTAAGCCTCGCCGGCATCGGCCTGCTGCTGCTGGAGGCCGGGGCGCTCTACCGCCTGCTGCGGCTGCTCGGCGCCGCCTACCTGCTCTATGTCGCCTTCCGCCTGCTGCGCAGCGCCTTACGGCGGCAGGACGCGGCGACCGCGCCGCCGGCACTCGGCTGGCTCGGCCAGCGGCCCTTTGCCGCTGGCCTCGTCACCACGCTCAGCAACCCGAAATCGGCGGTGTTCTGGACCAGCGTTTTCGCCATCGCCCTGCCCGCCACGCCGCCGGCCTGGTTCTATGCCGCCGTGATCGCGGTGATCGCGGTGCAGTCGGCCTTCTGGTACGGACTTGTGGCGCTGCTGCTCTCCACCGGCATCGCGCGCCAGGGCTATGCCCGCATCGCACGCTGGCTGGATGGCCTGGCCGGCCTCGCCATGCTGGGGCTGGGCCTCAAGCTGGGCGATGAAGTGCGGCGCGAACTGGCCTTGCGCCTGCCCTAG
- the dapA gene encoding 4-hydroxy-tetrahydrodipicolinate synthase: MFKGSFVALITPFKNGKVDERAFGDLVEWQITEGTHGLVPCGTTGESPTLSHDEHKRVIELCIEVARGRVPVMAGAGSNSTAEAIELTKHAKKAGADAVLVVTPYYNKPNQAGLYAHYKALHDATRIPIFIYNIPPRCVIDMSVETMAALAKLPRIAGVKDATGDILRPLRMRAAAGEKFCQLDGDDATALAFNAHGGVGCISVTANIAPGPVARMQEASLAGDHAKAQAIMEKLLPLHTALFVEPNPAPVKYAAQLLGICQADVRLPLAPITKDTQAKVKAALAAAGIKKPRKKK; encoded by the coding sequence ATGTTCAAGGGCTCTTTTGTCGCGCTGATCACCCCGTTCAAGAACGGCAAGGTGGACGAGCGCGCCTTCGGTGATCTGGTCGAATGGCAGATCACGGAGGGGACCCATGGCCTGGTGCCCTGCGGCACCACCGGTGAATCGCCGACGCTCAGCCATGACGAACACAAGCGTGTGATCGAACTCTGCATCGAAGTGGCGCGTGGCCGCGTGCCGGTGATGGCCGGCGCGGGCTCGAATTCCACCGCCGAGGCGATCGAACTGACCAAGCATGCCAAGAAGGCCGGCGCTGATGCCGTGCTGGTGGTGACGCCGTATTACAACAAGCCGAACCAGGCTGGCCTCTATGCGCATTACAAGGCGCTGCATGATGCCACCCGCATTCCGATCTTCATCTACAACATCCCGCCGCGCTGCGTGATCGACATGAGCGTCGAAACCATGGCGGCTCTGGCCAAGCTGCCGCGCATTGCCGGCGTGAAGGATGCCACTGGCGACATCCTGCGCCCGCTGCGCATGCGTGCGGCTGCTGGCGAGAAGTTCTGCCAGCTCGATGGCGACGATGCCACGGCGCTGGCCTTCAACGCCCATGGCGGCGTCGGCTGCATCTCGGTGACGGCGAATATCGCGCCGGGACCGGTGGCGCGGATGCAGGAAGCCAGCCTGGCCGGCGATCACGCCAAGGCGCAGGCGATCATGGAAAAGCTGCTGCCGCTGCACACCGCCCTGTTCGTCGAGCCGAACCCGGCGCCGGTGAAGTATGCCGCCCAGCTTCTCGGCATCTGCCAGGCCGATGTGCGCCTGCCGCTGGCGCCGATCACCAAGGACACCCAGGCCAAGGTGAAGGCGGCCCTGGCGGCAGCCGGCATCAAGAAGCCGCGCAAGAAGAAGTAA
- the smpB gene encoding SsrA-binding protein SmpB produces MAAAPRAGQSKTVADNRRARYDYHLDETFDAGIVLVGSEVKSLRTGRANIQDSYAEEVDGEIILVNAYIPEYAGANRFNHEPRRGRKLLLKRKEISKLIGSLKRGGVTLVPLSLYFNERGLAKVKLALARGKKLHDKRDSEKERDWNREKQRLLRARD; encoded by the coding sequence ATGGCAGCCGCTCCGCGCGCCGGCCAATCCAAGACGGTGGCCGACAACCGGCGCGCGCGCTACGACTATCACCTCGACGAGACGTTTGATGCCGGTATCGTGCTGGTTGGTTCGGAGGTAAAAAGCCTGCGCACCGGCCGCGCCAATATCCAGGATTCCTACGCCGAGGAAGTCGATGGCGAGATCATCCTGGTGAACGCCTATATCCCGGAATATGCCGGCGCCAACCGCTTCAACCATGAGCCGCGCCGGGGGCGCAAGCTGCTGTTGAAGCGCAAGGAGATCAGTAAACTTATCGGGAGCCTGAAGCGGGGCGGCGTGACCTTGGTGCCGCTGTCCCTATATTTCAACGAGCGCGGTCTGGCCAAGGTGAAACTGGCCCTGGCGCGCGGCAAGAAGCTCCACGACAAGCGCGATTCCGAGAAGGAGCGCGACTGGAACCGCGAGAAGCAGAGGCTGCTGCGCGCGCGGGACTGA
- a CDS encoding sulfite oxidase-like oxidoreductase, with amino-acid sequence MSGNDYKPTLVGKIKDKLIASKQQWAKDGRLLTGEKDAPQLTRRLPPGQRQVRDWPVLDLGVQPNILLDKWQLSVGGLVANPVKLDWNAFLDLPQTETLSDIHCVTAWSRYDNHWAGVRTVDLLKLVKPRPEAKFVVFQSYDGYATNVTLEHFSAPDVLLAHSWEGAPITREHGGPVRVVMPRWYFWKSAKWVKHIAFLDRDAPGYWEVRGYHNEGDPWKEDRYG; translated from the coding sequence ATGAGCGGCAACGACTACAAGCCCACCCTGGTCGGCAAGATCAAGGACAAGCTGATTGCCAGCAAGCAGCAATGGGCCAAGGATGGCCGTTTGTTGACGGGTGAGAAGGACGCGCCGCAACTGACCCGCCGGCTGCCGCCGGGCCAGCGCCAGGTGCGCGACTGGCCGGTGCTCGATCTCGGCGTGCAGCCGAATATCCTGCTAGACAAGTGGCAGCTCAGCGTAGGCGGCCTGGTGGCCAATCCGGTGAAGCTGGACTGGAATGCCTTTCTCGACCTGCCGCAGACCGAGACGCTCTCGGATATCCACTGCGTCACCGCCTGGTCACGCTATGACAACCACTGGGCCGGCGTGCGCACTGTCGATCTGCTGAAACTGGTGAAGCCGCGCCCGGAAGCGAAGTTTGTCGTTTTCCAGAGCTATGACGGTTATGCGACGAATGTGACGCTGGAGCATTTCAGCGCGCCGGACGTGCTGCTAGCCCATAGCTGGGAAGGGGCGCCGATCACCCGCGAGCATGGCGGCCCGGTGCGGGTGGTGATGCCGCGCTGGTATTTCTGGAAATCCGCGAAATGGGTGAAGCATATCGCCTTCCTCGACCGCGACGCGCCGGGCTATTGGGAAGTGCGCGGCTATCACAATGAAGGCGATCCCTGGAAGGAAGACCGCTACGGTTAA
- a CDS encoding M23 family metallopeptidase, with the protein MVIGSNLKSLRFVVPAVALLLGACGQQPPAPVTFNHRLGPAQEQQPAYASRRTAPAPVAMAAADSAGGDITVQRGDTLYGLARQHNISARALIDANGLQEPYNLQIGQRLHLPGGAVSNDRVHVVQREAPAVVAAAPAPAARSSSGLAQSSYALSPAPVAPALSGTGVMVEELPSPTAQPAARQTAAAKSAPVATAVAAPVVAAAPKAAPASEPVREEAVAQAQAQAEPEPQPVAQAPVAQAPAPAVAQASVTAPVAAPSMPAAPVMAPTPAAVAMPPQTFPGAPRADDEPPPRAGRTFAWPVRGRILSTFGQKPDGMHNDGINIAARAGSAVISAENGVVVYSGSEVRGFGNLVLVRHADGWITAYAHLDRVLVQKGQKVTRGQAIATVGSSGGVDQPQLHFEIRRGTQAVDPAKFLTVAMLDRRETALG; encoded by the coding sequence GTGGTCATTGGTTCGAACCTCAAGAGCCTGCGTTTCGTTGTCCCGGCCGTCGCCCTATTGCTTGGCGCCTGCGGCCAGCAGCCGCCGGCCCCCGTCACCTTCAATCACCGCCTCGGCCCGGCCCAGGAGCAGCAGCCGGCCTATGCCAGCCGCCGTACCGCACCGGCACCCGTGGCCATGGCTGCGGCCGATAGTGCCGGCGGCGATATCACCGTGCAGCGCGGCGATACGCTTTATGGCCTGGCGCGCCAGCACAATATTTCGGCCCGCGCCCTGATCGACGCCAACGGCCTGCAGGAACCCTACAATCTGCAAATCGGCCAGCGCCTGCATCTGCCGGGCGGTGCCGTAAGCAATGACCGCGTGCATGTCGTGCAGCGCGAGGCGCCGGCTGTCGTCGCGGCTGCGCCTGCACCGGCGGCCCGGAGTTCCAGCGGCTTGGCCCAGTCTTCCTACGCCTTGTCACCGGCCCCGGTGGCGCCGGCCCTCAGCGGCACCGGCGTGATGGTGGAGGAATTGCCGTCGCCGACGGCCCAGCCGGCCGCGCGCCAGACTGCTGCCGCCAAGTCCGCCCCGGTAGCTACTGCCGTCGCTGCGCCGGTGGTTGCCGCCGCGCCGAAGGCCGCGCCGGCCAGCGAACCGGTGCGCGAGGAGGCTGTTGCCCAGGCCCAAGCCCAGGCCGAGCCGGAACCGCAGCCGGTTGCACAGGCGCCCGTTGCTCAAGCCCCGGCTCCTGCCGTTGCCCAGGCCTCAGTTACGGCTCCGGTTGCTGCTCCGTCGATGCCCGCCGCGCCGGTGATGGCCCCGACCCCGGCTGCTGTCGCCATGCCGCCGCAGACTTTCCCCGGCGCGCCCCGTGCCGATGACGAGCCGCCGCCGCGCGCCGGCCGCACCTTTGCCTGGCCAGTGCGTGGCCGCATCCTCTCGACCTTTGGCCAGAAGCCGGACGGCATGCACAATGACGGCATCAACATCGCCGCCCGTGCCGGTTCCGCCGTAATATCGGCGGAGAATGGCGTGGTGGTCTATTCCGGCAGCGAAGTGCGCGGCTTCGGCAATCTGGTGCTGGTGCGCCATGCCGATGGCTGGATCACCGCCTATGCCCATCTCGACCGCGTGCTGGTGCAGAAGGGTCAGAAGGTAACGCGTGGCCAGGCCATTGCCACCGTCGGTTCGTCCGGCGGTGTCGACCAGCCGCAGCTTCACTTTGAAATCCGCCGTGGCACCCAGGCCGTCGATCCGGCCAAGTTCCTCACCGTCGCGATGCTTGATCGCCGCGAGACGGCATTGGGCTGA
- a CDS encoding ATP-binding protein, whose product MTPPAPDAADVATNLARIAAALERLVPPQAPAFDDRAADAYVWHAEPLPGWLEPVNKINAVPFKLLRGIERVSDILLDNTRRFARGLPANNALLWGARGMGKSSLVKAALGAVNAEKPGTVALVEIHREDIPTLPELLKQLRNSKRRFILFCDDLSFDAEDQHYKSLKAVLEGGIEGRPDNVIFYATSNRRHLLPRDMVDNERSTAINPGEAVEEKVSLSDRFGLWLGFHSCSQEDYFAMLDAYVAAYGLKIDQKRLRAEAVEWSMTRGSRSGRVAWQFIQDLAGRLGAKLEKK is encoded by the coding sequence ATGACCCCGCCTGCCCCCGATGCTGCTGACGTCGCCACGAATCTCGCGCGCATCGCCGCTGCGCTGGAGCGCCTGGTGCCGCCGCAGGCGCCGGCTTTCGACGACCGCGCCGCCGATGCCTATGTCTGGCATGCCGAACCGCTTCCGGGCTGGCTGGAGCCGGTCAACAAGATCAACGCCGTGCCGTTCAAGCTGCTGCGCGGCATCGAGCGCGTGAGCGACATCCTGCTCGACAACACCCGCCGCTTCGCGCGCGGCCTGCCGGCCAACAATGCCCTGCTCTGGGGTGCGCGCGGCATGGGCAAGAGTTCGCTGGTGAAGGCCGCGCTCGGTGCCGTGAATGCCGAGAAGCCGGGCACGGTGGCGCTGGTGGAAATCCACCGCGAGGACATCCCCACCCTGCCCGAATTGCTGAAGCAGCTCCGCAACTCGAAGCGCCGCTTCATCCTGTTCTGCGACGATCTCTCTTTTGATGCCGAGGACCAGCATTACAAGTCGCTGAAGGCGGTGCTGGAAGGCGGCATCGAGGGCCGGCCCGACAATGTGATCTTCTACGCCACCTCGAACCGCCGCCACCTGCTGCCGCGCGACATGGTGGATAACGAGCGTTCGACGGCGATCAATCCCGGCGAAGCGGTGGAAGAGAAGGTGTCGCTGTCCGACCGCTTCGGCCTCTGGCTCGGCTTCCATAGCTGCAGCCAGGAAGACTATTTCGCCATGCTCGACGCCTATGTCGCCGCCTATGGCCTGAAGATCGATCAGAAGCGCCTGCGCGCCGAAGCCGTGGAATGGTCGATGACGCGTGGTTCGCGCTCCGGCCGCGTCGCCTGGCAGTTCATCCAGGACCTCGCCGGCCGGCTGGGCGCTAAATTAGAAAAAAAATAG
- a CDS encoding NAD-dependent succinate-semialdehyde dehydrogenase: MYPNTQLHIGGSWVGGAAGATIPVLNPATGETIGTVAKAEKADLDRALAAAEKGFQVWKKVGAFDRYKTLRKAADIIRSRADDIGKIMTAEQGKPFIEAKGETLLAGDIMDWFAEEARRTYGRVVPPRAEGVYQLVVKEPVGPVAAFTPWNFPINQAVRKVSAAVAAGCSIILKGPEETPASCAALVQAYLDAGVPEGVVQLVYGVPSEISEYLIPHPVIRKVTFTGSTPVGKHLSMLAGAHMKRITMELGGHAPAIVFEDADVDTAVKVLSANKFRNAGQVCVSPTRFLVHEKVYDQFVDGFVKVAKGLKVGDGMDKDTRMGPLANDRRVQAMEMFVSDAVSKGAKIQAGGKRIGNKGNFFEPTVMTDVPLDARIMNEEPFGPLAPISPFSDFDAVVKEANRLPYGLAAYAYTKSAKTAAAIGSAFESGMVSINHHGLALPEVPFGGIKDSGFGSEGGSEAIEAYLNTKFISQIGL, translated from the coding sequence ATGTATCCCAACACCCAGCTTCATATTGGCGGTTCCTGGGTCGGCGGTGCCGCCGGCGCAACCATCCCGGTGCTGAACCCGGCCACCGGCGAAACCATCGGCACTGTTGCCAAGGCCGAGAAGGCCGATCTCGACCGGGCGCTGGCCGCCGCCGAGAAGGGCTTCCAGGTATGGAAGAAGGTCGGTGCCTTCGACCGCTACAAGACGCTGCGCAAGGCCGCCGACATCATCCGCAGCCGCGCCGACGACATCGGCAAGATCATGACCGCCGAGCAGGGCAAGCCGTTCATCGAGGCCAAGGGTGAAACCCTGCTGGCCGGTGACATCATGGACTGGTTCGCCGAAGAAGCCCGCCGCACCTATGGCCGCGTGGTGCCGCCGCGTGCCGAAGGCGTGTACCAGCTTGTGGTGAAGGAGCCGGTCGGTCCGGTCGCCGCCTTCACGCCGTGGAACTTCCCGATCAACCAGGCCGTCCGCAAGGTCTCGGCCGCCGTTGCCGCCGGCTGCTCGATCATCCTCAAGGGCCCGGAAGAGACCCCGGCTTCCTGCGCCGCCCTGGTCCAGGCCTACCTGGATGCCGGCGTGCCGGAAGGCGTGGTGCAGCTCGTCTACGGCGTGCCGTCGGAAATCTCGGAATACCTCATTCCGCATCCGGTGATCCGCAAGGTCACCTTCACCGGCTCGACCCCGGTGGGCAAGCATCTCTCGATGCTGGCGGGTGCGCATATGAAGCGCATCACCATGGAACTGGGCGGCCACGCCCCGGCTATCGTGTTTGAAGACGCAGATGTAGATACTGCCGTTAAGGTATTGTCTGCCAACAAGTTCCGCAATGCTGGCCAGGTCTGCGTCTCGCCGACCCGCTTCCTCGTGCATGAGAAGGTCTACGACCAGTTCGTGGATGGCTTCGTCAAGGTCGCCAAGGGCCTCAAGGTCGGCGACGGCATGGACAAGGATACCCGCATGGGTCCTCTGGCCAATGACCGCCGCGTGCAGGCGATGGAGATGTTCGTCAGCGATGCCGTGTCGAAGGGCGCCAAGATCCAGGCCGGCGGCAAGCGCATCGGAAACAAGGGCAACTTCTTCGAGCCGACGGTGATGACCGATGTGCCGCTGGACGCCCGCATCATGAACGAGGAGCCGTTCGGCCCGCTGGCGCCGATCAGCCCGTTCTCGGATTTCGATGCGGTGGTGAAGGAAGCCAACCGGCTGCCCTATGGCCTGGCGGCTTATGCCTATACCAAGTCGGCCAAGACGGCGGCGGCGATCGGCTCGGCCTTCGAGAGTGGGATGGTGTCGATCAACCACCACGGCCTGGCTCTGCCCGAAGTGCCGTTCGGCGGCATCAAGGATTCGGGCTTCGGCTCGGAAGGCGGCTCGGAAGCCATCGAGGCTTACCTGAACACCAAGTTCATTTCGCAGATCGGCCTCTAA
- a CDS encoding TonB-dependent receptor, with product MTEQNPIRKNFTHSVAPRIERSALGLMSLSRAAVLGAAAASIGLPALAQEAPTRAPTVSVEGEAEKRPPKQEDTPGDYKVDRASSPKFTEPLTDTPKTVTVIPREVIEEQGITSFKDAMRTQPGITLGTGEGGNSYGDRIIIRGFEARGDVFLDGQRDPGAGVREIFNTERVEISKGPGSSYTGRGSTGGTVNIVSKEPKAQDFIAGDVSYGNGNTKRLTADVNQNIDDMALRVNAMWHEGEIAGRGPVYSDRWGFAPSLTLGMNRETSMTFSYYHITIDQLPDYGVPWDARNRQPFGGGFYGLVNRDFQHVEADIFTARIDHEINYAMKLRHQMRIGLTTNDYIVSAPESPNFTAGTVNASAKTRNQDNTSYASQTDLTWDFATGEYDHTLVTGIEVSRDRAKNRGYAVTPTNVSQNIYNPNPYQPWTGLVMPSPNYTDIVAVNAAAYVFDTVKLNKQWQVMGGLRFDDYDAKIDTNNNATNNLGVHNRFFSWQGGVVYKPAPNGSVYLSYGTSANPSGENLDAATDAAYGGFSAATTGLDPERSVSYELGTKWDLFDGGLAVTSALFRTDKTNMRVANPGGGQNVLDGEARVQGLEVELAGKITDKWKVFGGYALLDHEILKSTVRTDIGKRLANVADHQLSLWTTYDLTPDWTFGLGAFYVSSRKGGTLASNDTEAPEYWRFDAMASYKVNQNVSLRLNVQNLFDELYYDATYRSATPFTHVAPGRTILLTSAFKF from the coding sequence ATGACTGAGCAGAATCCAATCCGTAAAAACTTCACCCATTCCGTGGCGCCGCGCATCGAACGCTCGGCGCTTGGATTGATGTCGCTGTCTCGTGCCGCCGTGCTTGGCGCCGCTGCTGCCAGTATCGGCCTGCCGGCCCTGGCCCAGGAAGCGCCGACCCGGGCGCCGACCGTGTCGGTGGAAGGCGAGGCGGAGAAGCGCCCGCCGAAACAGGAAGACACGCCCGGAGACTATAAGGTGGACCGGGCCAGCTCGCCGAAATTCACCGAGCCGCTGACCGACACGCCGAAGACCGTGACGGTGATTCCGCGCGAGGTGATCGAGGAGCAGGGCATCACCAGCTTCAAGGATGCGATGCGCACCCAGCCGGGCATCACGCTCGGCACCGGCGAGGGCGGCAATTCCTATGGCGACCGCATCATCATCCGTGGCTTCGAGGCACGTGGCGACGTGTTCCTGGATGGCCAGCGCGATCCGGGTGCGGGCGTGCGTGAAATCTTCAACACCGAGCGTGTTGAGATCAGCAAGGGGCCGGGTTCGTCCTATACCGGCCGCGGGTCCACCGGCGGCACGGTGAACATCGTATCGAAGGAGCCGAAGGCACAGGATTTCATTGCCGGCGATGTCAGCTATGGCAACGGCAATACCAAGCGCCTGACCGCCGATGTGAATCAGAATATAGACGACATGGCCTTGCGCGTGAATGCCATGTGGCATGAGGGCGAAATAGCGGGCCGTGGTCCGGTGTATAGCGACCGCTGGGGTTTCGCGCCGTCGCTGACACTCGGCATGAACCGCGAAACCTCGATGACCTTCAGCTATTACCACATCACCATCGACCAGTTGCCGGATTACGGCGTGCCGTGGGATGCGCGTAATCGCCAGCCCTTTGGTGGTGGCTTCTACGGTCTGGTGAATCGCGATTTCCAGCATGTGGAAGCCGATATTTTCACCGCGCGCATCGATCATGAGATCAACTATGCGATGAAGCTGCGGCACCAGATGCGGATTGGCCTCACCACCAACGATTACATTGTGTCGGCGCCCGAAAGTCCGAATTTCACTGCCGGTACGGTGAATGCCTCGGCCAAGACGCGCAACCAGGACAACACGTCCTATGCCAGCCAGACCGACCTGACCTGGGATTTCGCTACCGGCGAGTACGACCACACGCTGGTTACCGGCATCGAAGTGAGCCGCGACCGTGCCAAGAATCGCGGTTACGCAGTGACGCCAACCAACGTGTCGCAGAATATCTATAATCCAAACCCTTATCAGCCCTGGACCGGCTTGGTCATGCCAAGCCCGAACTATACCGATATCGTGGCGGTGAATGCTGCTGCCTATGTGTTCGATACGGTCAAGTTGAACAAGCAATGGCAGGTGATGGGCGGTCTGCGCTTCGACGACTACGATGCCAAGATCGACACCAACAACAACGCCACGAATAATCTTGGCGTTCATAACCGCTTCTTCTCCTGGCAGGGCGGCGTCGTGTACAAGCCGGCGCCGAATGGCAGCGTCTACCTGTCCTATGGTACCTCGGCCAATCCATCGGGCGAGAACCTTGATGCCGCGACGGATGCCGCCTATGGCGGCTTCTCGGCCGCCACCACCGGCCTGGATCCGGAGCGCAGCGTCAGCTACGAACTCGGCACCAAATGGGATCTGTTCGATGGCGGCCTGGCGGTGACCTCGGCATTGTTCCGCACCGACAAGACCAACATGCGTGTTGCCAATCCTGGCGGCGGCCAGAATGTGCTCGATGGCGAGGCCCGGGTGCAGGGCCTGGAAGTCGAACTGGCCGGCAAGATTACCGACAAGTGGAAGGTGTTTGGCGGCTATGCCCTGCTGGACCATGAGATCCTCAAGTCGACCGTCCGCACTGATATCGGCAAGCGGCTCGCCAATGTCGCCGATCATCAGCTAAGTCTTTGGACAACTTATGATCTGACCCCGGACTGGACCTTTGGCCTGGGCGCCTTCTATGTCAGCTCGCGCAAGGGCGGCACGCTGGCCTCCAACGACACCGAAGCGCCGGAATACTGGCGTTTTGATGCCATGGCGAGCTACAAGGTGAACCAGAACGTGTCCCTGCGACTGAATGTCCAGAACCTGTTCGATGAACTCTATTATGATGCGACCTATCGTAGTGCCACGCCGTTCACCCATGTGGCGCCTGGTCGTACCATCTTGCTGACATCGGCTTTCAAGTTCTGA